A single genomic interval of Macaca nemestrina isolate mMacNem1 chromosome 14, mMacNem.hap1, whole genome shotgun sequence harbors:
- the SPMIP6 gene encoding sperm microtubule inner protein 6 isoform X6: METAVRGMPLECPPKPERLNAYEREVMVNMLNSLSRNQQLPRITPRCGCVDPLPGRLPFHGYESACSGRHYCLRGMDYYASGAPCTDRRLRPWCRELPTVSCVPPYEHRPGMQCAVTTPPPSYYPYPNLRWDTSHFKKSGGPQRNNYVIHPEFVSETYPDYRCW; this comes from the exons ATGGAGACAGCAGTTCGAGGAATGCCCTTGGAATGCCCTCCTAAGCCGGAGCGGCTCAATGCCTACG AGCGCGAAGTGATGGTGAACATGCTGAACTCACTGTCGCGGAACCAGCAGCTGCCGCGGATCACGCCCCGATGCGGGTGCGTGGACCCGCTGCCCGGCCGCTTGCCCTTCCACGGTTACGAAAGTGCTTGCTCAGGCCGCCACTACTGTCTGCGTGGGATGGACTACTACGCCAGCGGGGCGCCCTGCACCGACCGCCGCCTGCGGCCTTGGTGCCGGGAGCTACCGACTGTAAG TTGTGTACCTCCCTACGAGCACCGGCCCGGAATGCAGTGTGCTGTTACAACTCCCCCGCCGTCATACTACCCATATCCGAACCTTAG ATGGGACACAAGTCACTTCAAGAAGTCTGGTGGTCCCCAGAGAAACAACTATGTTATCCATCCTGAGTTTGTGTCTGAGACCTATCCTGACTATCGTTGCTGGTAG